The Populus alba chromosome 4, ASM523922v2, whole genome shotgun sequence genome contains a region encoding:
- the LOC118030304 gene encoding putative pectate lyase 2 — MAVDQLLPSTRDQVKVMLLGHDDECLKDKNMKATLALNHFGPICKQRMPTVTWQAISRKDGESMQLAEACNFTESGNKKEIFLPSVFQDQGEATRMKGFDEKSMPWNFKCVEDLFEIGVSFNQTGIGKTKPSSNIQKWLKVANAIYGRSITRSSGALRCSNSRF; from the exons ATGGCCGTGGATCAGTTGTTGCCTTCGACAAG AGACCAGGTCAAGGTTATGCTTCTTGGGCACGATGATGAGTGTTTGAAGGACAAGAACATGAAGGCGACTCTTGCCCTCAATCATTTTGGACCTATTTGCAAGCAAAGAATGCCAAC GGTCACTTGGCAAGCAATCTCTAGGAAGGATGGGGAGAGCATGCAATTGGCGGAAGCATGCAACTTCACTGAATCaggaaacaaaaaggaaatattTCTGCCATCAGTCTTCCAAGACCAAGGAGAG GCAACACGGATGAAAGGCTTTGATGAGAAAAGCATGCCATGGAACTTCAAATGTGTGGaggatttatttgaaattggaGTTTCTTTTAATCAAACAGGCATAGGTAAGACAAAGCCTAGTTCCAATATTCAAAAATGGCTCAAGGTTGCAAATGCCATATATGGAAGGTCAATAACAAGATCATCGGGTGCTTTAAGGTGCTCAAATTCGAGATTCTGA